The following nucleotide sequence is from Acidobacteriota bacterium.
ACAGTTGCCGGACGCGCCGTTCCGTGGTGACAAAATTATGGGTGTAGTCCACGTCCCAGAAGAACTCGCGTTCCTTGAGGTAGTCGGGTACCACCACGAACAGCACGCCGCCAGGTCGCAACGCTCTGAGCGCCTCAGCGGTGAAATGACGCGCCGCGTCGATGCCACTCATATGCTCGAGCACCTGGTCGGCGTAGACCACGTCCACGCTCTGGTCGGGGATGGGGATCGGAGGCGCCCACGATTCGATCACGCGGAGGCCTTTGCTCCTGAGCAGTTCGATCAGGATGGGACTGGCTTCAATGGCGGTGTAGGACCATCCGGCGCCAATCGCCTGCTCGGCGAGCGTACCGTGTCCGGGACCCACCTCGACCATGTCCCCGGGCGGCGGCACAAAGCGGCCCAACAGGTTCAGGCGGTGCCGCTCAATCCGCGTCCGTCGTCCGCTGCCGTAG
It contains:
- a CDS encoding class I SAM-dependent methyltransferase, producing the protein MPESSSFYKSFSEKQLTGYGSGRRTRIERHRLNLLGRFVPPPGDMVEVGPGHGTLAEQAIGAGWSYTAIEASPILIELLRSKGLRVIESWAPPIPIPDQSVDVVYADQVLEHMSGIDAARHFTAEALRALRPGGVLFVVVPDYLKEREFFWDVDYTHNFVTTERRVRQLFNDGGFEILHIERAIGLARGLKRDALAAGALLVNIPGVDALSRYTGTEDLLFKIRKNLFETLTFVARKPGEAPR